Proteins from a genomic interval of Pseudodesulfovibrio nedwellii:
- a CDS encoding glucose-6-phosphate isomerase, with the protein MADILDWTNSSLENLDMASFEARAEEMAVRLREETGAGRLPFLTMPYATALKKQLEELKPFLKKFDHMLLLGIGGSALGARALQQAFFPQQDQPGHSGPSLWIADNIDAYALEAYLAKLPPEKTVVVTVSKSGGTIETVGQYFILKKWMQHHLGDEWHKNMLLVTDEKQGFLRGEVETYGITALPVPDNLGGRYSVLSAVGMVPALFLGMDINSLMAGAQEVADQLTTPSLTGETLTEHGSFQLAAWGAALMDKGFDEMIFFAYIPLWASFGDWFAQLWAESLGKEGKGSQPVPALGVTDQHSVNQMFMDGVRNKACLFMTCPNLPTGPKFPADLPDQFSYVRDKDFGELIQAEGLGTRMALSTNGVPLVELRMGADSPRQAGKLIALLGAATILTGWLMGINPLDQPAVELGKRLAKARMNADGLEGEKADLNAFLTADRDLREF; encoded by the coding sequence ATGGCTGATATTCTTGATTGGACCAATTCAAGTTTGGAAAACCTGGACATGGCGAGTTTCGAAGCTCGGGCCGAAGAAATGGCGGTACGTCTTCGCGAGGAAACCGGCGCAGGCAGACTCCCCTTCCTGACCATGCCTTATGCGACGGCCCTCAAAAAGCAACTAGAGGAGCTCAAACCTTTTCTCAAAAAATTCGACCATATGCTCCTGCTCGGCATAGGCGGTTCCGCCTTGGGCGCACGAGCCTTGCAACAAGCTTTCTTCCCTCAGCAAGATCAACCGGGACACTCCGGGCCGAGTCTCTGGATTGCTGATAATATCGACGCCTACGCCCTTGAAGCGTATCTTGCTAAACTCCCGCCCGAAAAAACGGTCGTCGTGACGGTTTCCAAATCAGGCGGCACCATCGAAACCGTGGGCCAATATTTCATCCTCAAGAAATGGATGCAACACCACTTGGGGGACGAGTGGCATAAAAACATGCTGCTTGTGACCGATGAAAAACAGGGATTCCTGCGCGGCGAAGTGGAAACCTACGGCATCACGGCCCTGCCGGTCCCTGACAATCTTGGTGGTCGATACTCCGTTTTATCTGCCGTTGGCATGGTCCCGGCCCTATTCCTGGGCATGGACATCAACTCGCTCATGGCCGGAGCGCAGGAAGTGGCGGACCAGTTAACCACCCCAAGCCTGACCGGCGAAACCCTGACCGAACACGGATCATTCCAATTGGCGGCTTGGGGCGCGGCACTCATGGACAAGGGATTTGATGAGATGATCTTTTTCGCCTATATCCCCTTGTGGGCCAGTTTTGGAGACTGGTTTGCCCAGCTTTGGGCCGAATCACTTGGCAAGGAAGGAAAAGGCAGTCAGCCTGTTCCCGCCCTCGGCGTGACGGACCAACACTCCGTAAATCAGATGTTCATGGACGGTGTGCGCAACAAGGCGTGCTTGTTCATGACCTGTCCGAATCTGCCTACCGGACCGAAATTCCCGGCAGACCTCCCGGACCAATTCAGTTATGTTCGGGACAAGGATTTCGGCGAATTGATTCAGGCGGAAGGCCTCGGCACACGCATGGCGTTGTCGACGAACGGCGTTCCGCTGGTGGAGCTGCGCATGGGCGCGGACAGCCCGAGACAGGCAGGTAAACTTATCGCCCTGCTCGGTGCGGCCACCATACTGACCGGCTGGCTCATGGGTATCAACCCGCTGGACCAGCCCGCAGTGGAACTCGGCAAACGATTGGCCAAGGCGCGAATGAACGCGGATGGCCTTGAAGGTGAAAAAGCAGATTTAAACGCTTTCCTCACCGCAGACAGAGATTTACGGGAGTTTTAA
- a CDS encoding AzlC family ABC transporter permease, which translates to MTDRKSTFLQGARDISPILAGVMPFGLICGAVGVSEGMPEWASSMMSVIVFAGASQLAAIQLMSENASIAVVILTGLIINARFFMYSASIGPYLKGASPLQKAGLAYLLTDGGYAVSVAHYLRSETGSVNKVWYYLGTNVVIWVGYIFSTIIGAYVGAVIPPEWRLDFAVPLTFTAVVMPAIVDRPMVLAALVSGGMAVAASSLPYNLGLMVGAVSGMVVGYLAERRLANA; encoded by the coding sequence ATGACTGACCGAAAATCGACATTTCTTCAAGGCGCTCGCGACATCAGCCCCATCTTGGCGGGTGTGATGCCGTTCGGCCTTATCTGTGGCGCGGTAGGAGTCTCTGAGGGGATGCCTGAATGGGCCTCATCCATGATGTCCGTCATCGTCTTTGCCGGAGCGTCTCAGTTGGCGGCCATCCAGCTCATGAGTGAGAATGCGTCCATCGCTGTGGTTATTCTTACCGGATTGATCATCAATGCACGATTCTTCATGTATTCCGCGTCTATCGGGCCGTATCTCAAGGGAGCTTCACCGTTGCAGAAGGCTGGATTAGCCTACCTGTTGACGGATGGGGGATATGCCGTGTCCGTAGCCCATTACCTTCGTAGTGAGACTGGTAGCGTTAACAAGGTCTGGTATTATCTGGGGACCAATGTCGTCATATGGGTGGGCTATATTTTTTCAACCATCATCGGTGCGTATGTTGGCGCAGTCATTCCACCTGAGTGGCGACTTGATTTTGCTGTTCCGTTGACGTTTACGGCTGTGGTTATGCCGGCCATTGTCGACAGGCCCATGGTTCTGGCCGCGCTTGTTTCTGGCGGCATGGCCGTTGCTGCGTCTTCGCTTCCGTATAATCTTGGGCTGATGGTTGGTGCCGTCAGCGGCATGGTGGTAGGTTACCTCGCAGAGAGGAGGCTTGCCAATGCTTGA
- the radA gene encoding DNA repair protein RadA → MKTKDIFRCAACGAQSPRWQGQCPSCKEWNTLESITVNKKRASSVNAAAAQDRPQPLEDLHSEQYSTRTSGMESLDELLGSGLVPGAAILLGGEPGIGKSTLLLQLAGSQAKLGHTAVYLSGEESLPQLRGRAERLDLLGPGLLAMASNKVEDALAVLDAPNPPELLIVDSVQTLASPLADGIPGSVSQVRAVSGELVEKTKKTGTTLILVGHVTKDGQIAGPKLLEHMVDTVLYLEGDRKHFSRILRVLKNRFGPSDELVVFTMKEKGLEVVADPATFFLGARDPSLSGTAMALAVDGQRPFAVEVQALVCKSFLTIPRRTALGFDTNRLNLLLAVLEKRLRLNLSGHDIYAKITGGLAYKDPGLDLAVVAAIMSSFYDQPLPESAVFWGEIDLNGQVRPVAAHDVRLKQADRLGHDPICHSGTAGTLADLQRVLFGKRN, encoded by the coding sequence ATGAAAACCAAAGACATCTTTAGGTGCGCAGCCTGTGGTGCACAATCACCTCGGTGGCAAGGGCAATGCCCTTCCTGCAAGGAATGGAACACTCTGGAATCCATCACCGTAAACAAGAAACGCGCCTCATCCGTGAACGCGGCAGCCGCTCAGGATAGACCACAGCCACTTGAAGACCTGCACAGCGAACAATACTCCACGCGCACTTCGGGCATGGAGTCACTCGATGAATTGCTTGGCTCCGGTTTGGTGCCGGGTGCGGCCATTCTACTTGGCGGAGAACCGGGGATTGGTAAATCCACCCTGCTCCTGCAACTGGCCGGAAGTCAGGCCAAACTTGGACACACTGCGGTCTATCTTTCAGGTGAAGAGTCCCTGCCTCAACTCCGAGGACGTGCGGAACGACTCGACCTGCTCGGACCGGGACTGCTCGCCATGGCATCCAACAAGGTGGAAGATGCACTGGCAGTACTCGACGCCCCCAACCCGCCGGAACTACTCATTGTGGATTCCGTACAAACTTTAGCATCCCCGCTGGCTGACGGCATCCCCGGCTCGGTCAGTCAGGTACGCGCTGTATCCGGTGAACTGGTGGAAAAGACCAAAAAAACCGGCACCACACTCATTCTCGTGGGGCATGTCACCAAGGACGGCCAGATTGCCGGTCCAAAGCTCTTGGAACACATGGTGGACACGGTCCTGTATCTGGAAGGTGACCGCAAACATTTTTCCCGCATCCTACGCGTGCTCAAAAACCGATTCGGCCCCAGTGATGAACTGGTGGTCTTCACCATGAAGGAAAAGGGGTTGGAAGTCGTGGCAGACCCCGCCACATTTTTCCTCGGGGCACGTGACCCATCCCTTTCCGGCACGGCCATGGCCTTGGCTGTAGACGGCCAGCGCCCCTTTGCCGTGGAGGTACAGGCTCTCGTTTGCAAATCATTCCTGACCATTCCTCGACGTACGGCACTCGGTTTTGATACAAACCGCCTCAACCTGCTGCTGGCTGTGCTTGAAAAGCGACTACGCCTGAACCTGAGCGGCCATGACATTTATGCAAAGATAACAGGTGGACTGGCTTACAAAGATCCCGGCTTGGATCTGGCTGTAGTGGCAGCCATCATGTCGTCATTTTATGACCAACCTCTGCCGGAATCCGCCGTGTTCTGGGGAGAGATCGATCTCAACGGGCAGGTCCGACCAGTCGCTGCCCATGATGTCAGGCTCAAGCAGGCCGACCGACTGGGGCATGACCCTATCTGCCATTCCGGGACCGCCGGCACACTGGCCGACCTGCAACGCGTCCTGTTCGGCAAGCGGAATTGA